In Microbacterium sp. SLBN-146, one genomic interval encodes:
- a CDS encoding type IV toxin-antitoxin system AbiEi family antitoxin domain-containing protein, protein MIANHDVYTREALLAMGITRRSLARLLASGELVRLRRDRYVHPDAPEPLKDAVRIGGRLTCLSLLQMNGVFVFANERVHVHALAGASRLRSANRSVPRLEPRAVRSQRLHWLPLLEPDASTGARVSFVDAVLQAVHCLPPRHAVATIDSALNLGLVSPDDIDTIFGALPRRFAVLRGLIDGRAQSGPETLVRLILRALGCQVELQASFDRVGFVDILVDDWLVIECDSKQFHSDWQQQIKDRNRDLVMASYGYVTLRLTAADIMYRPADVLAALRGLLRVHDGCRVF, encoded by the coding sequence ATGATCGCGAACCACGACGTTTATACGCGCGAGGCATTGCTGGCGATGGGGATCACGCGCCGGTCCCTCGCTCGTCTGCTCGCGTCCGGCGAACTCGTGCGCCTGCGCCGTGACAGGTACGTGCACCCTGATGCGCCGGAGCCACTCAAAGACGCCGTCCGGATTGGCGGGCGGCTCACTTGCCTGAGCCTCCTTCAGATGAACGGAGTGTTCGTCTTCGCGAACGAGCGCGTGCATGTGCATGCGCTCGCCGGGGCCAGTCGTCTCCGTTCGGCCAACCGATCCGTTCCCCGACTCGAGCCACGCGCGGTCCGTTCACAGCGACTTCACTGGCTGCCCCTTCTCGAGCCGGACGCCTCGACCGGGGCGCGTGTGTCGTTCGTCGATGCCGTCCTGCAGGCCGTGCACTGTCTCCCGCCGCGCCATGCGGTTGCGACCATCGACAGCGCCCTGAACCTCGGACTGGTGTCGCCGGACGACATCGACACGATCTTCGGTGCCCTACCACGACGATTCGCGGTACTGCGGGGGTTGATCGACGGTCGTGCACAGTCCGGTCCCGAGACGCTGGTGCGGCTCATTCTGCGGGCCCTGGGCTGCCAGGTCGAGCTACAGGCGTCGTTCGACAGGGTTGGGTTCGTGGACATCTTGGTCGATGACTGGCTGGTCATCGAATGCGACAGCAAGCAGTTCCACTCGGACTGGCAGCAGCAGATCAAGGATCGCAATCGAGACCTCGTGATGGCGAGTTACGGCTACGTCACCCTGCGGCTCACCGCCGCCGACATCATGTATCGCCCCGCCGACGTCCTCGCCGCGCTCCGGGGGCTGCTTCGCGTGCACGACGGATGTCGCGTGTTCTGA
- a CDS encoding YihY/virulence factor BrkB family protein, protein MTDRRSPNPSKDDDARAVDTTDDATLRARWEATQESLRERFDAPISRATLITKRTLGWFPVRVWRHFLQHNGFLLAAGVSYQALFAIFAAIYVGFAVTGLWLGGSEEAIDGLINVINSYIPDLISDDPGTGLFTTAQVTQIATESAGVLGVTGIIALGTVIWTAIGFVTFARRAVRDIFAIPPDRRSYFLLKARDLLAAVIFGIALLLGSAATSIGTWALSLIFDLFGVSLDTQWYQVSLRLASIVVSFVLYSSALAALVKFLTGASLHWRQVWPGALLGGGAVTVLQVGAGLLLSYTPTNPLLATFAIFVGLLLWFRIVGVIILVASAWIAVAASDKDLPLLEQTEEERRAREHEALIVAARVRLRTAREEREKAPWYRKWRAERAVQDARERLSDLEASAPPPPRRGSLFD, encoded by the coding sequence GTGACTGACCGCCGATCGCCGAATCCGTCGAAAGACGACGACGCGCGCGCGGTCGACACCACGGACGACGCGACGCTCCGCGCGCGGTGGGAAGCGACGCAGGAGAGCCTGCGCGAGCGCTTCGACGCGCCGATCAGCCGCGCGACACTCATCACGAAGCGGACGCTGGGCTGGTTCCCCGTCCGCGTGTGGCGGCATTTCCTCCAGCACAACGGCTTCCTCCTCGCCGCGGGGGTGAGCTACCAGGCGCTCTTCGCGATCTTCGCCGCGATCTACGTCGGCTTCGCCGTGACTGGTCTTTGGCTCGGCGGCAGCGAGGAAGCCATCGATGGCCTCATCAACGTCATCAACAGCTACATCCCCGATCTCATCTCCGACGACCCCGGCACGGGTCTCTTCACGACGGCACAAGTGACGCAGATCGCGACGGAGAGCGCCGGCGTCCTTGGAGTGACGGGAATCATCGCGCTCGGGACGGTCATCTGGACCGCGATCGGATTCGTGACCTTCGCGCGCCGGGCCGTGCGAGACATCTTCGCGATCCCGCCCGATCGCCGCAGCTATTTCCTCCTCAAGGCCCGCGACCTCCTCGCCGCCGTCATCTTCGGAATAGCGCTCCTCCTGGGTTCCGCGGCGACGTCGATCGGCACGTGGGCGCTGAGCCTCATCTTCGATCTCTTCGGAGTCTCGCTCGACACGCAGTGGTACCAGGTGAGCCTTCGCCTGGCATCCATCGTCGTCTCCTTCGTGCTCTACTCGAGCGCACTCGCGGCCCTCGTGAAGTTCCTCACGGGGGCTTCTCTGCACTGGCGGCAGGTGTGGCCGGGCGCCCTCCTCGGCGGCGGGGCCGTCACCGTCCTCCAGGTCGGTGCGGGATTGCTCCTCAGCTACACGCCGACCAACCCTCTGCTCGCCACGTTCGCGATCTTCGTCGGTCTGCTCCTCTGGTTCCGGATCGTCGGCGTCATCATCCTCGTGGCATCCGCGTGGATCGCCGTCGCGGCATCCGACAAGGACCTGCCACTACTGGAACAGACGGAGGAGGAGCGGCGGGCCCGCGAGCACGAAGCCCTGATCGTCGCGGCGCGGGTGCGGCTGCGGACGGCACGGGAGGAGCGCGAGAAGGCCCCGTGGTACCGCAAATGGCGAGCCGAGCGCGCCGTGCAGGATGCCCGCGAACGCCTCTCCGACCTCGAGGCGTCGGCACCGCCGCCTCCTCGACGCGGTTCACTCTTCGACTGA
- a CDS encoding exodeoxyribonuclease III produces the protein MSRRVRIASVNVNGIRAAARKGMLAWLEEADVDIMALQEVRATRDELATALPGWNLVNDEALAKGRAGVAVASRSEWLDVRRVLGDDEALDSAGRWLEVDFDVEGERLAVVSAYVPTGEADTAKQDAKWAFLDAMEKRMPQLAAASPLAVVMGDLNVGHREFDIRNWRGNVKKAGFLPRERAYFDRFLGEAGEPVVGVDGSSGLGLGWVDVGRRFAGDVDGPYTWWSNRGKAFDNDTGWRIDYHLATPLLADRVSSYRVVRAPSWDTRWSDHAPVVADYALGLAAS, from the coding sequence GTGTCTCGCCGTGTCCGCATCGCCTCTGTCAACGTCAATGGAATCCGCGCCGCCGCCCGCAAGGGCATGCTCGCCTGGCTCGAGGAGGCAGACGTCGACATCATGGCTCTTCAAGAGGTTCGGGCGACGCGCGACGAGCTCGCGACCGCTCTCCCGGGCTGGAATCTCGTCAACGACGAGGCGCTCGCCAAGGGTCGCGCCGGTGTCGCGGTGGCATCGCGGTCCGAGTGGCTCGACGTCCGGCGCGTCCTCGGTGATGACGAGGCCCTCGATTCCGCCGGGCGGTGGCTCGAGGTCGACTTCGACGTCGAGGGCGAGCGCCTCGCGGTCGTGAGCGCCTACGTTCCGACGGGCGAGGCCGACACCGCCAAGCAAGATGCGAAGTGGGCGTTCCTCGATGCCATGGAGAAGCGGATGCCGCAGCTCGCCGCCGCATCGCCCCTGGCCGTCGTGATGGGCGATCTCAACGTGGGTCATCGCGAGTTCGACATTCGCAACTGGCGCGGGAACGTCAAGAAGGCCGGATTCCTCCCCCGCGAGCGCGCGTACTTCGACCGGTTCCTCGGGGAGGCCGGCGAACCCGTCGTGGGCGTCGACGGTTCGTCCGGACTCGGCCTCGGCTGGGTCGACGTCGGCCGGCGGTTCGCGGGCGATGTCGACGGCCCCTACACGTGGTGGTCCAACCGGGGCAAGGCGTTCGACAACGACACGGGCTGGCGGATCGACTACCACCTCGCGACTCCGCTGCTCGCCGATCGGGTGAGCAGCTACCGCGTCGTCCGCGCCCCGTCGTGGGACACGCGGTGGAGCGACCATGCGCCCGTCGTGGCCGACTACGCGCTGGGGCTCGCGGCATCCTGA
- a CDS encoding GNAT family N-acetyltransferase produces MEPVTLHTERLVLSVPVEGDIDAIFEACQDAEIQRYTTVPSPYERSHAEGFVSTVAGRWESGVEQTWAIRDGDELAGMIGLYHHGRGAVELGYWVSPGSRGRGVLTEAAAAVVDWGFSPEGLNLPRLEWRAVVGNIGSARAARRLGFRYEGLLRQGLSSHRGRDDGWIAGLLATDDRTPQDWPVLDGA; encoded by the coding sequence GTGGAACCCGTGACCCTGCACACCGAACGTCTCGTCTTGTCCGTTCCCGTCGAGGGCGATATCGACGCCATCTTCGAGGCCTGCCAGGACGCCGAGATCCAGCGCTACACGACCGTCCCGTCGCCCTATGAGCGCTCGCACGCCGAGGGTTTCGTCTCCACGGTCGCGGGCAGGTGGGAGAGCGGCGTCGAGCAGACCTGGGCGATCCGCGACGGCGACGAACTCGCCGGGATGATCGGCCTGTACCACCACGGTCGCGGCGCCGTCGAACTCGGCTACTGGGTGTCACCGGGCTCGCGAGGACGTGGGGTCCTCACCGAGGCGGCCGCAGCCGTCGTCGACTGGGGATTCTCGCCAGAGGGCCTGAACCTCCCACGCCTCGAGTGGCGTGCCGTCGTGGGCAACATCGGGTCGGCGCGCGCCGCGCGACGTCTGGGGTTCCGCTACGAGGGCCTCCTCCGGCAGGGGCTCTCGAGCCATCGCGGACGTGACGACGGGTGGATCGCCGGCCTCCTCGCGACGGACGACCGGACGCCGCAGGACTGGCCCGTCCTCGACGGCGCCTGA
- the trpS gene encoding tryptophan--tRNA ligase produces the protein MNKPRLYSGMQPSADSLQVGNYIGALLQWRDLQESYDAFFSVVDLHALTQPNDPAELREKTRRTAAQYIAAGIEPSKSTLYVQSHVSAHPELAWVLSTITGFGEAGRMTQFKDKSTRYGSDATSVGLFTYPVLMAADILLYQTDIVPVGDDQKQHVELTRDLAERFNSRYGQTFTVPMPVIQQDTARIYDLQNPTSKMSKSAESDAGTLWLLDDPSVSAKKVMRAVTDSDGTVRYDRENKPGVSNLLVIYAALTGRQIPAIEDEYAGRGYGDFKKGLAEVVVNEFGPVRQRALDLLDDPAELDRVLAANAAKAQAVADETLSDVYDRVGLLRRR, from the coding sequence GTGAATAAACCGCGTCTCTACTCCGGTATGCAGCCCTCTGCCGACTCCCTCCAGGTCGGCAACTACATCGGCGCTCTCCTGCAGTGGCGCGATCTGCAGGAGTCCTACGACGCCTTCTTCTCCGTCGTCGATCTCCACGCGCTCACGCAGCCGAACGATCCCGCAGAGCTGCGCGAGAAGACGCGGCGAACGGCGGCTCAGTACATCGCGGCGGGGATCGAGCCCTCGAAGTCGACGCTCTACGTTCAATCGCATGTGTCCGCCCACCCCGAGCTCGCGTGGGTGCTCTCGACGATCACGGGGTTCGGCGAAGCAGGGCGCATGACGCAGTTCAAGGACAAGTCGACCCGCTACGGCTCCGACGCCACCTCGGTGGGGCTCTTCACCTACCCCGTCCTCATGGCGGCCGACATCCTGCTCTACCAGACCGACATCGTGCCGGTCGGTGACGACCAGAAGCAGCACGTCGAACTCACGCGAGACCTCGCGGAGCGGTTCAACTCACGCTACGGCCAGACGTTCACGGTCCCGATGCCGGTCATCCAGCAGGACACCGCGCGCATCTACGACCTGCAGAACCCGACGTCGAAGATGTCGAAGTCGGCCGAGTCCGATGCGGGAACTCTGTGGCTCCTCGATGACCCGTCCGTCTCGGCGAAGAAGGTCATGCGTGCCGTGACAGACTCCGATGGAACGGTGCGCTACGACCGGGAGAACAAGCCGGGCGTCTCGAACCTCCTCGTGATCTATGCGGCGCTCACCGGTCGGCAGATCCCCGCGATCGAGGACGAGTATGCCGGTCGCGGCTACGGCGACTTCAAGAAGGGCCTCGCCGAGGTCGTCGTGAACGAGTTCGGTCCCGTGCGCCAGCGCGCGCTCGATTTGCTCGACGACCCCGCAGAACTCGATCGCGTCCTCGCCGCCAACGCGGCGAAGGCCCAGGCCGTGGCCGACGAAACCCTCTCGGACGTCTACGACCGCGTCGGCCTGCTCCGTCGCCGCTGA
- the sdhA gene encoding succinate dehydrogenase flavoprotein subunit translates to MSTQTTDSYVKDGVHYHEFDIVIVGAGGAGMRAAIEAGSGARTAVITKLYPTRSHTGAAQGGMAAALANVEEDSWEWHTFDTVKGGDYLVDQDAAEILAREAIDAVIDLENMGLPFNRTPDGKIDQRRFGGHTADHGKTPVRRACYAADRTGHMILQTLFQNCVKLGINFFNEYYVLDLITVKKDDGSTEIAGVVAYDLATGDLHVFHSKAVIFATGGFGKIFKTTSNAHTLTGDGVGIIWRKGLPLEDMEFFQFHPTGLAGLGILLTEGARGEGAILRNVSGERFMERYAPTIKDLAPRDIVSRCMVQEVAEGRGAGPHRDYVLLDCTHLGAEVLETKLPDITEFARTYLGVDPVVEPVPVMPTAHYAMGGIPTNNDAQVLSDNTTVVPGLYAAGECACVSVHGSNRLGTNSLLDINVFGKRAGKNAVEYVKTAEFVPLPEDPAKEVRELIEGLRANQGTERIAVLRKKLQDEMDRKAQVFRTDESLGEVLDVIEELRERYKNIHVDDKGKRFNTDLLEAVELGFLLDIAEVVVVTARNRKESRGGHMRDDFPTRDDEQYMQHTMAYLSGDAGSSHSEDHIRLDWKPVVFTKNEAGELRYPPLERKY, encoded by the coding sequence GTGAGCACCCAGACGACCGACAGCTACGTCAAGGACGGCGTCCACTACCACGAGTTCGACATCGTGATCGTGGGCGCGGGCGGGGCCGGCATGCGCGCCGCGATCGAGGCGGGATCCGGCGCCCGAACCGCCGTCATCACGAAGCTGTACCCCACGCGTTCGCACACGGGCGCGGCGCAGGGCGGCATGGCCGCGGCGCTCGCGAACGTCGAAGAGGACTCGTGGGAGTGGCACACTTTCGACACCGTCAAGGGCGGCGATTACCTCGTCGACCAGGATGCCGCTGAGATCCTCGCGCGAGAGGCGATCGACGCCGTCATCGATCTCGAGAACATGGGCCTGCCGTTCAACCGCACGCCCGACGGCAAGATCGATCAGCGGCGCTTCGGCGGCCACACCGCCGACCACGGCAAAACCCCGGTCCGCCGGGCCTGCTATGCCGCCGACCGCACGGGTCACATGATCCTGCAGACGCTCTTCCAGAACTGCGTCAAGCTCGGCATCAACTTCTTCAACGAGTACTACGTGCTCGACCTCATTACCGTGAAGAAGGATGACGGTTCGACCGAGATCGCCGGCGTCGTCGCCTACGACCTCGCGACGGGAGACCTCCACGTCTTCCACTCGAAGGCCGTCATCTTCGCGACAGGCGGATTCGGCAAGATCTTCAAAACGACGTCGAACGCCCACACCCTCACGGGAGACGGCGTCGGCATCATCTGGCGCAAGGGCCTTCCTCTCGAGGACATGGAGTTCTTCCAGTTCCACCCGACAGGACTCGCGGGCCTCGGCATCCTCCTCACGGAGGGCGCGCGCGGAGAGGGCGCCATCCTCCGCAATGTCTCGGGCGAGCGCTTCATGGAGCGGTACGCCCCGACGATCAAGGACCTCGCACCGCGTGACATCGTGAGCCGCTGCATGGTGCAGGAGGTCGCGGAAGGTCGCGGAGCCGGCCCCCACCGCGACTACGTGCTCCTCGACTGCACGCACCTCGGCGCCGAAGTGCTCGAGACGAAGCTCCCCGACATCACGGAGTTCGCGCGGACCTACCTCGGGGTCGACCCCGTCGTGGAGCCGGTGCCCGTCATGCCCACGGCGCACTACGCCATGGGCGGCATCCCCACCAACAACGACGCACAGGTGCTGAGCGACAACACGACCGTCGTGCCGGGCCTCTACGCCGCCGGCGAGTGCGCGTGCGTCTCGGTCCACGGCTCGAACCGCCTGGGCACGAACTCGCTCCTCGACATCAACGTCTTCGGCAAGCGGGCTGGCAAGAACGCCGTCGAGTACGTCAAGACCGCCGAATTCGTTCCGCTGCCGGAGGACCCCGCGAAGGAGGTCCGCGAGCTCATCGAGGGCCTGCGCGCCAACCAGGGCACCGAGCGGATCGCCGTACTCCGCAAGAAGCTCCAGGATGAGATGGACCGCAAGGCCCAGGTGTTCCGCACCGACGAGTCGCTCGGTGAAGTCCTCGACGTCATCGAGGAGCTGCGCGAGCGCTACAAGAACATCCACGTGGACGACAAGGGCAAGCGGTTCAACACGGATCTGCTCGAGGCGGTCGAACTCGGGTTCCTGCTCGACATCGCCGAGGTCGTCGTCGTGACGGCGCGCAACCGCAAGGAGAGCCGCGGCGGTCACATGCGCGACGACTTCCCGACGCGCGACGACGAGCAGTACATGCAGCACACGATGGCCTACCTTTCGGGCGATGCCGGCTCCTCGCACTCCGAGGACCACATCCGCCTCGACTGGAAGCCGGTCGTGTTCACGAAGAACGAGGCGGGCGAGTTGCGGTACCCGCCGTTGGAGAGGAAGTACTGA
- a CDS encoding succinate dehydrogenase iron-sulfur subunit translates to MSTALVEPDAIEQIDAETADDTGIQSFLVTFIIRRFNPEIDEEPRWVDYDVELYSTDRVLDALHKIKWEVDGSLTFRRSCAHGICGSDAMRINGRNRLACKTLIKDLDISQPIYVEAIKGLPLEKDLVVDMEPFFASYREVQPFLISSSKPAPGKERIQSIVDREVFDDTTKCILCAACTSSCPVFWTDGQYFGPAAIVNAHRFIFDSRDDAGDVRLDILNDKEGVWRCRTTFNCTEACPRGIEVTKAIAEVKQAVLRGRS, encoded by the coding sequence ATGTCGACAGCACTCGTCGAGCCGGACGCGATCGAGCAGATCGACGCCGAGACCGCAGACGACACCGGCATCCAGTCGTTCCTCGTCACGTTCATCATCCGCCGGTTCAACCCCGAGATCGACGAAGAGCCGCGCTGGGTGGACTACGACGTCGAGCTCTACTCGACCGACCGCGTGCTGGACGCCCTCCACAAGATCAAGTGGGAGGTCGACGGCTCGCTGACCTTCCGCCGTTCGTGCGCCCACGGCATCTGCGGGTCCGACGCGATGCGGATCAACGGCCGCAACCGTCTGGCGTGCAAGACGCTCATCAAGGACCTCGACATCTCGCAGCCCATCTACGTCGAGGCGATCAAGGGGCTGCCGCTCGAGAAGGACCTCGTCGTCGACATGGAGCCGTTCTTCGCCTCTTACCGCGAAGTGCAGCCGTTCCTCATCTCGAGCTCGAAGCCCGCGCCGGGCAAGGAGCGCATCCAGTCGATCGTCGACCGCGAGGTCTTCGACGACACCACGAAGTGCATCCTCTGCGCCGCCTGCACGTCGTCGTGCCCCGTCTTCTGGACCGACGGGCAGTACTTCGGTCCCGCGGCGATCGTCAACGCGCACCGCTTCATCTTCGACTCCCGCGACGACGCCGGCGACGTGCGCCTCGACATCCTCAACGACAAGGAAGGCGTCTGGCGCTGCCGCACGACCTTCAACTGCACCGAGGCCTGCCCCCGCGGCATCGAGGTGACCAAGGCCATCGCCGAGGTCAAGCAGGCCGTACTTCGCGGTCGTTCCTAA
- a CDS encoding MFS transporter: MPHASRARLPLTPATERLARVAVTGAYAAQGLGYAVVVTSLPALKLRQGVDDTVVSLIVLGVALAAAGGSVLANAVAVRFGSRASLVLGLVVQSIALPVIAFPTPFGVFVAAWAVFGIGLGCVDAAAAMQGVTVQRSYGRHLLGSFFAAATVAAIIGALLVSAIALSAAAAGIAIVTAAVVALAAALFGARHFARDEPVDEALPRAERSILPRAGIWAFGLVILAVFIADSAVSTWSTVYLADDLSALAWVAPLGYAAYQGVVLISRLATDRLIPLVGRARLVASSSVLAAIGCALVALVPVPAVAIAGFAIAGLASGILLPVTFGAAGDLDPAHSDQVIARVNLFNYAGSILGAVVLGLLADAPGLGPAFLLPAVALVAILFFVRWFRDPARAAASAPR, from the coding sequence ATGCCGCATGCCTCCCGCGCACGACTCCCCCTGACGCCTGCGACGGAGCGCCTCGCGCGAGTGGCGGTGACGGGCGCGTACGCGGCTCAGGGTCTCGGCTACGCCGTCGTCGTGACGTCGCTTCCGGCGCTCAAACTCCGGCAGGGCGTCGACGACACGGTCGTCTCGCTCATCGTCCTCGGCGTCGCGCTCGCGGCGGCGGGCGGATCCGTTCTCGCCAATGCCGTCGCGGTGCGCTTCGGGAGCCGCGCGTCGCTCGTCCTCGGGCTCGTCGTGCAGAGCATCGCGCTTCCCGTCATCGCCTTCCCGACGCCCTTCGGCGTCTTCGTCGCGGCATGGGCCGTCTTCGGTATCGGACTCGGCTGCGTCGACGCTGCGGCTGCGATGCAAGGCGTCACCGTGCAGCGCAGCTACGGACGCCACCTCCTCGGAAGCTTCTTCGCCGCCGCCACCGTCGCGGCGATCATCGGCGCCCTCCTCGTCTCGGCGATCGCGCTCTCGGCAGCCGCGGCCGGCATCGCGATCGTGACCGCCGCCGTCGTCGCCCTCGCCGCGGCGCTCTTCGGTGCGCGGCATTTCGCACGCGACGAGCCGGTCGACGAAGCCCTCCCCCGCGCCGAGCGATCGATCCTCCCCCGCGCGGGGATCTGGGCCTTCGGACTCGTCATCCTCGCCGTCTTCATCGCCGACTCCGCCGTGAGCACATGGAGCACGGTCTACCTCGCAGACGACCTCTCCGCGCTCGCCTGGGTGGCTCCCCTCGGCTACGCCGCGTATCAGGGCGTCGTCCTCATCTCGCGACTCGCGACCGACAGGCTCATCCCGCTCGTCGGACGGGCACGGCTCGTGGCATCCTCCTCGGTCCTCGCGGCGATCGGCTGCGCACTCGTCGCCCTCGTGCCGGTGCCCGCCGTCGCAATCGCCGGCTTCGCGATCGCGGGGCTGGCCAGCGGCATCCTGCTCCCCGTGACCTTCGGCGCAGCGGGCGACCTCGACCCCGCTCACAGCGACCAGGTCATCGCGCGCGTCAATCTGTTCAACTACGCCGGATCGATCCTCGGCGCCGTCGTGCTGGGCCTGCTGGCGGATGCACCGGGGCTCGGACCGGCGTTCCTGCTTCCGGCCGTCGCACTCGTGGCGATCCTCTTCTTCGTACGCTGGTTCCGCGATCCGGCGAGGGCTGCGGCATCCGCTCCTCGCTAA